In Runella sp. SP2, the genomic window GTCATACTTTAATCAAGAAGGTCTGGTTAATATTTGTAAAACCGCAGGATGGGATAAAAAAGGATTATTAGCAGATTTCCCTATTGATTGGTTTTTGCTCAATGATGCCTCTAACTATATTAATCACAAATCAACAGGAAAACAAGCTCATTTTTCTCGAATGATTGTTGATAATTTAATGCACGATATTTCAATAGAGAAAACCAACAAGCTTTATGAGGTCTTAGCTGAAATGGGGTTAGGGCGAAGTATTATTGGTTTTTTTCTCAACAAATAAGATGATGAGAAATTATAAATGCTTAAAAAATAGAGTCTTCGAAAACTCCCATTATTCACTACTTCCAATACGAGATGAAGACAAAGTCTCGATTATGAATTGGAGAAATGAACAAATTGATGTTCTCAGGCAAAAAGAGCCTTTAACACTAGAAAAGCAAGATTGGTATTTTAAAAATGTAATTTCACCGTTGTTCGAACAAGCAAATCCGCCTCAAATTTTATGGAGTTTTTTTAAACAAAATGAGTTAATTGGTTACGGTGGTTTGGTGCATATTAGTTGGGAAGATAAGCGCGGAGAAGTCTCTTTCTTGTTAAATCCAGCACGGATAGAAGATAATCATACTTATAGAGAGGATTTTCTAAACTACCTCTCGCTTTTAAGTAGAGCTGCATTTGAAGATTTAAGTTTTAATAAAATTTACACCGAAACTTTCGACATCCGAGATTTTCATATCAGTGTTTTAGAGGAGGCTGGCTTTTTAAAAGAAGCGATACTAAAGCGCCACTGGCGGATAAATAACCAATGGGTTGACTCAATTTTTCACTGTAAATTTCAAAAGTAGGTAATTATTATGTTTCAAAATAAAAGAGTTTTTATCAGTGGCGGGGCAGGTGTCATTGGACAAGAGCTTGTAAAAAAGCTAACAAATCAAGGTGCTTTATTATTTGTTGGAGATTTAAAGTCAAAGCCACAAGCTTTTGATGATTCGGTTTTGTATCGTCAAGGCGATTTAAACTATATTACAAAAGAAGAAATTGAGAGTTTTGCGCCCGAATATTTCTTTCACCTTGCTGCAACTTTTGAGCGTTCTACAGAATCGTACGGTTTTTGGGAAGAAAATAACCTTCACAACCTTCATTTGTCGTCGCATTTGATGTCAATCATTAAGGATACGCCAAGCATCAAGAGAGTTGTCAATTGCTCTAGTTATCTCATTTATGACCCCAAATTATATAGTTTTGATACCTCTGCGATAACAGCAACACGATTGTGCGAAACAGACCCCATCTATCCGCGTAACTTAACTGGAGTTGCCAAACTTAATCATGAGATAGAATTACGTTTTTTACATGACCATAAATCAAGTCAATTTACGAGTGTTAGTGCACGCATCTACAGAAGCTATGGTCTAAATTCACGTGATATTATTTCCCGATGGATAAGAACGTTACTTGAGAATCAACCATTAACCGTATTTCGTAAAGAAGGTCTTTTCGATTATATATTTGCCAGAGAAGTTGCTGAAGGGCTCCTGAGATTAGCAGCAAATCATCAATGTGTAGGTATTTACAATTTAGGAAATGATAATGCACGTAGGGTATCCGAAGTTCTTGAAATCCTCCGTAAATATTTCCCCAATTTACAATATACAGAAGTAGAAAGTGATATTCCTTTTGAGGCGTCGCAAGCCAATATGGATAAAACTTTTCAAGCGATTGGCTGGAAGCCTACATTACAATTGGAAGACGCCATTCCAGAAATGATTGAATTTGAAAAAACGAATGGCTTTGAAGACACTACGGTTCATTACAAAAATGTACTTATTACCAGTATTTCAAAAAAAGTACCGCTGATTGAAGCCGTTAAAAAAGCGGCTAAAAAACTAGATAAGTCTATCAAAGTTTTTGGAGGTGATATTTCAAGTGATTGTTTAGGAGCCTATTTTGTTGATGTTTTTTGGAAAATGCCTTCAATTTCAAAAATTACCTTAGAAGAAATAGTTGAGTTCTGTAACGAAAATAACATTAACTGTATTATTCCAACCCGAGATGGAGAGCTAATTTTTTGGGCAAAGCATAAAGCACAATTGGAAGGACATGGAATACATGTTATGGTGTCGCATGAATCTACCGTTGCACTTTGTTTGGATAAGCTTGAATTTTCTAATAATCTAGCATCTCACAATGCTATCCCCTCTTCTAAAGATATTGAAACATTCACAGGCATTTCAAAATTTGTTGTGAAAGAAAGGTACGGAGCGGGTTCAATGAACATTGGTATCAACCTTTCAAAAGAGCAGGCACTCGACAAAGCAGCTACACAACAGTCACCTATTTTTCAACCCTACTTTGAAGGGCAAGAAATCAGTGTTGATGCTTATATCTCCAGCGAAAAAAAAGTCATGGGTGTCGTTTCTAGAACCCGTGACCTTGTTGTTAATGGTGAATCACAAATTACAACGACAATTCAAGACTCTGATTTAGAACAATTTTCGGCAGCATTCCTAGAATCATTAGATTTTTATGGCCACGTTGTTCTCCAAATTATCAAGGATAGCAGCCAACAATATCATATTATAGAATGCAACAGTCGCTTTGGAGGTGCTTCAACATTGAGTATTGCGGCGGGTTTAGACTCATTTTATTGGTTCCTATTAGAGTCAAACGGCACAAGCATTGGTTCTTATCCATTTGTTAAAGCCCAAAAAGCATTAAAGCAAATAAGGTATCCTAGTGATGTATTGATATGATATTAGTTTTTGACTTAGACGATACCCTTTATGAAGAAATTACGTTTGTTCATAGTGGGTTCAGAGCGGTATCTTCCTTTTTATCTGAAGGAGATAAAAGCAAATCAGAATCCATTTTTCAACAATTGGTAACCATTGAACACGAGCAAGGTAGAGGTAAAATATTTGACGAGGTTTTACAGGCGGAAAATAAATGGTCTAAAGCCAATGTAAAAAAGTGTATATCTATTTATAGACTCCATTTTCCAAATATTCAACTTCCTGTAGCTACCATTGACTGTCTAAAGAGATTCGCTCTCTATTCAAAATATATAGTTACAGATGGTAACAAGGTTGTTCAGGCAAATAAAGTAAAGGCGCTAGGTATTGATACATATTTCAAAAAAGTATTTATTACGCATCGTTATGGCGTTCATCATGCCAAACCCTCGCCCTATTGTTTCAATAAAATAGCTTCACTTGAAGCCACTAACCCTTCAAACATCATATATATTGGGGATAATATCTCGAAAGATTTTGTAGGGATTAAGCCTCTTGGTTTCAAAACAATACAAGTCTTGACAGGTAACTACAAACACTATCAGAAACCTGAACCGTACCAAGCTGATATAAAAATAAACGATTTAAGCCAACTTACCCAATCGCTGATTGACAGTCTAAAGCATTGTTAGTTAATAATTTTCTAACTAATGATAAGAAGTGTATATTTGTTTCATAATTTAATTATAACAAACTATGAAAACATTAATAATTATTTTTATTTCATTGGTTGCAATTATTGCAAAAGCTCAAGATCAGTCACCTGATAGGTGGGTAGATGATGGAGAAACAACAAAGATTACTCTACCACAAAATGGCAAGTTAAGTGTTACTAAAAACGCTGTATCTGACTTATATGTAATGGAAAATGTTGCTCAATGGAAAATGTCAGATGCACCTTTGGATTTCTTGAAAATTTTAAATGCCACTGGGGTTAGCGAGACATTCATCCCCATGTTTCTTGGCCATAATCAAACAGATAATAGAGCAAGTATGTTTATGATTGGCTCAACTAATTATAATAATGACTATGGAGTCGAACCCATTGTTATTTTTGATGCAAGAAAATATGGTGATGCTGAGGCGCTAACAGATGGCTCAGAAATTGCCAATAGAGCACTTTTTAGATGGCAGAGTTATAAAACCCCTTACATGACCCTTTCTGCTAAAGGTGCATTAGGCATTGGTACAATAACTCCTCAAGCCCAATTACATACCACAGGCTCGGTTCGGTTTGAGGGTGTACAGGGAGGACTAGGAAATGCACTTCTTACAACTGACGCTCAAGGAACTTTATTAAGGAATTTCTTGCCAAACAATTCAACCGTTGCGATAGCTACTACCTCTCCTGCTATCAATAGTCTGCCAAGATTTAATCAATCGAACGTACTGGTTAATAGTCAATTGTACGACAACGGTACCAATATAGGCATTGGCGGCGTTCCTGTTCCAAACGCAAAAGTAACCGTCTATGGAACCATAAATGCGCTCTCTGACGCACGTACAAAACGTAATATTGCTCCAATAGCCAATGCGTTACAAATAGTAAACCAATTGAATGGTTACTATTACAACTGGAATACTTCCGACGAAAAGCAGGTGGGGTTAATCGCTCAAGAAGTTGAGAATGTATTACCTGAGTTAGTATCGCACAGCGAAAGCGGCACCAAGTTCCTGAACTATGACGGCCTGACCCCCGTTCTAGTAGAAGCTATTAAAGAGCAGCAACAACTTCTTCAACTGCAAGCTGCCCAAATAAAAGAGCTTCAAAAAGAAATCGAAAAATTAAAAAAACGATAATGTTTGCCAACGAAATTCAAATTGGTCACGTGACCATAAGCCCCGACCATAAGCCGTTTATCATCGCCGAAATGTCGGGTAATCACAACCAATCGCTTGAACGAGCGTTTGAATTGGTGGATGCAGCGGCCAAAGCTGGTGCTCATGCGCTTAAACTTCAAACCTATACACCTGATACCATCACGTTCAACGGAAAATCCGAAGAGTTTTTTATTCATGATCAAGACTCTCTTTGGAAAAATCAAAATCTATATCAGTTATACCAGCAAGCTTACACACCTTGGGAGTGGCATGGACCTATTTTTGACCGAGCCAAGTCTTTGGGAATGCTTGCTTTTAGTAGCCCTTTTGATTTGACTGCCGTTGATTTTCTTGAATCGCTGGAAGTTCCCTGTTACAAAATTGCCTCGTTTGAGAATACAGACCATACTCTTCTCAAAAAAGTGGCCAAAACGGGTAAACCTGTCATTATGAGTACAGGAATAGCAAGCATTGCCGACATTCAAGAATCGGTTAAAGTACTCAAAGACAGTGGTTGTACTCAACTCGTACTCCTAAAATGTACCAGCACTTACCCTGCAAGCCCTGAGAATACGCACTTGCTGACCATTCCGCACATGCGCGAGCTCTTCAGATGTCCTGTAGGGCTTTCAGATCACACGATGGGCATTGGTGCGGCAGTGGCTTCAGTAACGTTAGGTGCACGGGTGATTGAAAAACACTTCACGTTGCGTAGAGCTGATGGAGGCGTGGACTCCGCATTTTCCCTTGAACCTGAGGAGATCAACGCTTTGGTGGTTGAATCAGAACGGGCATTTTTAGCAATGGGGCGAGTTAACTACGAATTATCGCCCAAAGAGCAAAAAAGTCTTTTACATAAACGCTCGCTGTACGTGGTCAAAGATGTCAAAGCAGGTGAGGCTTTCACGGCGGAGAATGTTCGCAGTATTCGTCCTGCCAACGGATTGCATACGCGTTATTACGAGCAAATTTTACAAAGCCACGCTTCGCGCGACATTGAAGCTGGTACTGCATTAGAATGGGGGCTAATTGCCTCGTCATAGGAATGACCCAAATCAAGAAACAAACATTTCAGAGTACGATTTTTTCTTACTTAAGCGCAGCAGTTGGCTTGGTAACTCAGGGGTATGTTATCCCTAATTTCTTTGCAACTGACCAAAATGGGCTCATCAGCCTGTTTTTGTCGTTGATGCTACTACTGCCCTTATTTGCTAACCTTGGATTCAACGGAGCGGGAACACGCTATTTCCCCTATTTTCGTGATGCCAAAACCAACGACCATGGCTACGTATTTTTAGCCCTGCTCTTTTCCTTTATTGGGTTTATTATCGTCGTTGTTTCGCTTTGGTTTTTCAAAGAAGGGCTTATCGAAGAATACCAAAAGAAGTCCATTCTGTTGGTCAAATATTACCCATATTTGCTACCTATCGTGGCTTTTATGCTGATATTCAACGTCTTTGATGTTTATTCTCGTCTGCATTACGACTCCGTGACGGGTACGTTTTTAAGCCAATTTGTATTGCGCCTCAACAACCTGGTGGTGGCACTTTTGTATGCCTTACGTTGGATAAACTTCGACCAATTCATGGTTATTTGGTGCACAGGAATTTCACTGCCAATGGTGCTCATTGTACTCAAAACCATTCGAGAAGGGCGGTTTTCGTTACGCCCTGATTTTGTTTTTTTGAAACAATCCCAATTATTGCTTCCCATTCTTAAATTTTGCGCGCTCTCCATTATTGCCTCGCTTTCTTCGCAAATTGTCCTCTACATCGACAAAATCATGATTACCGATATGATTGACTTGAATGCCGTAGGGGTCTATAGTACAGCATCGTTTTTTGGGACGGTCATAGCGATGCCTATGATTGCAATGCAGCTTATCGCAGGGACTGTGGTAGCCGAAGCGTGGAAAAATAACGACCACGAAAATATTGCCAAAATTTACCAAAAGAGCTGTTTGATTCAACTTTTTGTAGGGCTGTGGGTATTTCTCGGAATCTGCGTCAACCTCGACAACATTTTCGAGTTTTTACCGCCCGCCTACGAAGCGGGTCGATGGGTGATTGTGTGGATTGGTCTTTCAAAAGTGTTAGACATGGCAACGGGCATCAACGGTACCATTCTTAACACCTCAAAGTATTATTACCTCGATACGATTTTCTTTATTGTCCTTATTTTTTGTACCGTATTACTAAATCACCAATTGATTCCTACTTTCGGGATTGAAGGGGCTGCGATTGGAGCGGTTGTTTCAGTATTCATTTACAACCTTTGCCGTTATGGACTCCTTTGGTATTTATTTGGCTTTCAACCTTTTAATTCCAAAAACGCCATTGTTATTGGGATGGGAATTGCTTCTTTTGGGCTAGTGAGTTTACTACCAAGTTTAACAGGCAGCCCGATTGCCATACTTGGAGACATGGCTTACCGTTCCATTACCATTACGTTGCTGTTTGTGGGCGGATTTTATGTGATTGGCTACTCCCCAGAATTTAACCAACAGTGCAAAACTATCTATCAAAAAATCTGGGGAATAATAAAATAAGACTTTCCAAGTTTAAATTAAAAACTTGGAAAGTCTATTTGGCCCTAACTTATGGTTTTCTTAACCAATAATTGAGACAAGTTTGTCCGTGGCCGTAGGTTGACACTTTCATTACCTCCGCTGCTTTTCCTTCAAAACCTTTGTTAAATTTTTCAATTTTAAAACCAGCCTTTTCAAAAATCGGCGGACAGATAGTCTCAGTTAAAATCAACGGGTGCATTTTGTTGGTCACATAATGCTCATCAAACGACAAAAATGCCCTTGCGCCAGGTTTTAGATAGGTATATAAATTGGCGATGATTTCGTCAAAATTATAACAGTGGTCAAGCACGTTGATACTAAAGATAAAGTCAACTTGCCCTACCAATTCAGGAATAGACTCTTCGGCGGGCGTAGAAAAAACTTTCCACGCGTCACGTAAATCCGTCCACGGAATTTCGCGCAATACGTCGTCGGCCATTGGTTCCAATGCCACCAATTTGGCATTTTTAAAATATTTACCACGCAGCATACTCCCTGCTCCCACATCCAAAACTACCTTGCCCGCAAACTCATCCGCTTCAAATCCCCATGCTTTAAACAAGACACTTGTTTGCTGCAAAAACCCTTCCGTTTGGCGCCATGTGTCGTTTTTGTGAAAAGCGAACTCTCCTTTTTGGGCCTCTGCTTTCCATTTACTAGGGTCGGCGGCCGTTTTAGATTGACGTGTTGTTCGAAAAAAGACCTCAATGAGTGGTTCTAATTGGCGATATATCTTCCCGATAAGCGACATAATATTTCTTTAAGTGAATAGTTGAAAGAAGGTACAAAGATAAAGCAAATAGCAGTCCTTTTTGGCCTAGGCTACATTTATTCCTACCTTTGACAATTAGTGAATCCCTATTTTGTGACTAAGCGACATCATTTTCATGACTCGACATTTATTCAACGTCCATAGTCCGATTACCTATTTCATGGCACTGGAAGTGATTCGCATCGAAAAGATTCCCGTCGAAGCAGTTACCCTTCTCATTAGCCGTAATTTCTTGCCTCCAGACGACACTTACCAAGCTATACCACTGCCTTTTTCGCATTATCCGATAGATTCGTTTGCTGTTCAAATCACTTTTTGGAAATCTTGGAAGAAGGTGAGAGAATTTGACCAATGGCTTGAAAAAATAACGCAACAGCAGCCCTTTGTTCTCTACGCTGCCCATGCTTACAGCAGTATTTTTCACCTCATGGTGACGCATCCGATGTGTCAGGGCTATTATTATATTGAAGAAGGGTTAGTGGCTTATCGACCTCCCGCCGATTGGGACATTCAGAAGCCCTTTAATCCGCTTCGTTCGGTACTTTATTATCTTAATTTCGGTCAAAGGAACCTTCCAAACCGTAGTTTTTTTACGACAAAATTGGGACGTTATTTGGGTGCATTTGGCGTATCACAACACTCTTTTCCTACGCTTACCAACCTCCAGGTAGTTGGTTTACCTTTCCCTAAGATTGAAGCTGAGGAAAAGTACCAGTGCGTTATTGTTCATGACAATATTTATGACCACCATGGTCTGACACCAGACACCTACCTTCGATGGATTGACGTGATTGTGACCGATGCCCTCAAACGTGGTTTTACCGGTATTCATCAAAAATTTCACCCCGCTCAAGGGCAAGCCTCATTGCAGGCCATTGAAGCGTTTATGCAGCAAAAAGTCGCTGGGAAGGCAAGCCTACACACATTAGGTGCCTCTGACTCTATCGAACAAATTTCCCTCAGTCAGCGCCCTGTTATTTATGTTTGTATAAGTAGCGTTGGGCTTTATGCTCATTTGGCTGGTTCGGAGGTTGTGAGTATCTACAAAATCTGTTGCCAAGATCAGCCCGTTTTTCAAGATTTTGGGCATTTGTTGCCGAGTTTTTACCTCGAAAATGTCACTTATTTGTCGTATCCATCTCAAACTTAATGCCCAATGAATCAACCATTGGTTTCAGTCATTGTCCCTTGTTATAATTACGGTCGGTTTATTGCCGAAACGCTAGAAAGTCTTCAAAATCAAACACTTCAAAATTGGGAGTGCGTCGTTGTCGATGACGGCTCTACCGACGATAGTGCTGAGGTTGTACAAAAATTTGTAGAAAGCGACCCCCGTATTCGTTACGTTTATCAGCAAAATCAGGGACTTCCTGCCGCTCGCAATACGGGGATTAGGGCCACAACAGGGAAATACATTCAGTTTTTGGATTCTGATGATTTATTACAACCCGACAAGCTCCAACAACATGCGGCGTATTTGGAAACACATGCTGAGGTTGAACTTGTCTATGGCGGGCTACGCTATTTTTACGATGGTACCTCTGAACTTATTTTTTCTCCCCAACATAAAAACACCCCTTGGACCCTCGATAAATCTGGTGAAGGAATAGAACTTTTGCCATTTTTAGTGATTTCTTGCGTCATTATGCCTCCCATGCCCGTGATGCGGCGAACGACAATAGAAAAAGTAACTGGGCTTTTTACGGAAGATTTACCTTCGTGTGAAGATTGGGAGTTTTGGATTCGGTGTTGTTATAAAAACGTCCAATTTACTTATTTGGATTTGCCCAATACCTTGCCGCTCATGCGCTTACACCAAACCAGCATGACCCGTAATCGCATCGTCATGGTCAACAGTTTTATTGAAGTTCGGCAACGGTTACGCCCCATTTTACCCACCCCTCAGCTAGTCAAGCTCAACGAAACGTTATTAAATAATGATTTTGTTGAAAAATGTATCTTAACCCTCGAACGTGAAGGGCGTATGGCTGCGATACGCGAAGCATTTTACTTGTCTATTGAACGAAAAAGTAGTATTTTACTCGGGTGGAGTGTTTTACTTTTTGCCTTACCGCCAACGTGGGCAGTAAAGCTTCTTCAACTCCAACGTTCATTTCACAAACGTTTTTATCACTGGGTATTTAAAAACTAAACTTATGAGAACCGTACCTTTATTTCTACTACTTTTCTGTGCCTACGTTACCGTAGCCCAAACGCAATTTTCGGTCAGTTTTCCCAAATCAAAAGGAAGTACCTTCGACGGCCGTTTAATGCTTTTCTTGGCCAAAGACAACAAATCTGAGCCGCGTTTTCAGGTGAGTGACGAAGCCAACTCTCAGCAGCTTTTTGGACAAAACGTGGACGCTTGGCAAGCCGACAAACCTGCATTGGTAAGCGCCACCGCTTATGGCTACCCTGTCAAAGCCCTCAAAGATTTTCCTGCGGGTGAGTATTGGGTACAGGCCCTTTTGCACAAATACGAAACGTTTAAACTCAAAACAGGCCATACCGTAAAACTACCGATGGACCGCGGCGAAGGTCAAAACTACCGCACAGCTCCAGGTAATTTGTATTCAAAACCCTTCAAGATCAAGTATGACCCCAAGGCCAAACAGGTAGTAAAAATTGTACTTGACCAAGAAAACCCACTTTTGCCCGAGCCCAAAGACACGAAGTACATCAAACACATCAAGATTCAGAGCAAACTCCTGACCGAGTTTTGGGGACGCCCCATGTATTTGGGGGCTCACGTACTTTTGCCGCATGGATTTGATGAACATCCTGAAGCAAAATACCCCATTTGTATCAACCACGGCCACTTCCCCGCCGACTTTGATGGTTTCAAAGAAACACCTCCTCCTGCCGACATGGACACGACGGATTACATCGCTCGTTTTGGGATTTATGGGTATAAAAAATTCGTTTGGCAAGAAGCCTATAATTTTTACAAACAATGGACAAGCAAGGATTTTCCTCGAATGCTCATCGTCGAAATCCAACACGCTACGCCTTACTATGACGATTCGTACGCCGTCAACTCGGCCAATATGGGGCCGTACGGCGACGCCATCATGTACGAGTTGATTCCCCAAATTGAGAAACAATTCAGAGGCATTGGGCAAGGTTGGGCGCGTTTTCTCTACGGTGGCAGCACGGGAGGCTGGGAAGCTCTTGCGGCCCAAGTGTTTTATCCAGATGAGTTTAACGGCTGTTTTGCGGCTTGTCCTGATCCCATTACGTTTGAAGCCTACACGGTTGTTAATATTTACAAAGACGAAAACGCATACTTTTTGCCAAGCGACTTCAAGAAAACGCCGCGCCCTGGAATGCGCAACTACCTTGGCCAAGTAAAATGTACCATTGAAGAAATCAACCAGCGCGAACTGGCCATTGGCGACAACTCCCGCTCGGGCGACCAATGGGATATTTGGCAAGCGACCTACTCACCAATGGGCGAAAATGGGTATCCTAAGCCTATTTGGGACAAAGAAACGGGTAAAATCGACCATAGTGTAGCAAAATACTGGTCAGAAAACTACGATTTGATGCACATTCTCAAACGCCAATGGGCGACAGTCGGGAAAAAATTACAAGGAAAAATCCACATCTACTGCGGCGATATGGACAATTATTACCTCAACAATGCGGTCTATTTAATGGAGGATTTCTTAAAAACAACCAAGAACCCGCATTACGACGGCGAAGTAAAATACGGCGACCGCTTTGAACACTGCTGGAACGGCGACCCCAACGTGCCTAACTACGTGTCGCGGCTTCGATATAATACCATGTATATTCCTAAAATCCTGAAGCGTATCGAAGCAGGTGCACCTGCAGGAGCCGATTTAAAGAGTTGGCGGTATTGATATTATCTAGCACTTCTATTGGCTTTTATAACAGTAGAAGTGCTAGATAAACGATTGTTTATCCAGCCAGTTGTTAGTAACTTGCATAGCCAATAGACTAATACAATGCAGCATCTTGAAAGAATTACGATCGACCCAGAAATATGCCATGGGAAGCCTGTCATCCGTGGGATGCGTTGGCCAGTAGAAGTTATGATAGATATGATAGGCTCAGGAATGTCTTTTGATGATATTTTGAACGACCACCCAGAACTGGAACGTGAAGATATTCTTGCTTGCTTGAGTTACGCAAAACTATTGGTTTCTGGATTTTCATTGAAAGAAGCTGCCTAAATGAAATTTCTTTGCGATGTCCATATTTCCTTTAAGCTCGTCAAATTTTTGTCGAACAGCGGCTTTGAAGCATTTCATGTCAACTCTTTAGAAAATAAATGGCACACCAAAGATTCAGAAATTTGTCAATTTGCTGATAAAAACGACTTGATTGTTGTTACAAAAGACGAAGACTTCCGAAATTCCTTTTTTCTTAGGCATAGTCCGCGCAAATTGGTTCGTGTAATTTTAGGCAACATCTCTAATCAAGAATTACTCACTTTATTTGAACAGAATTTACTTCTAATAAACAAGTTACACAAAGAAGGTTCCTTCTATGTTGAATTAGGGCATGGTACCAATATCTACAAACTGCCAAATCTCTAACAGTTCCTAAATCGTATGAAACTACTCTGGTGGGGAGGAATAATGGGATTATTGATGATAGCTGGCTGTCAGCGAGCCAGCAAAGTACCCAAACATAACCCATACTTTTC contains:
- a CDS encoding DUF5615 family PIN-like protein, encoding MKFLCDVHISFKLVKFLSNSGFEAFHVNSLENKWHTKDSEICQFADKNDLIVVTKDEDFRNSFFLRHSPRKLVRVILGNISNQELLTLFEQNLLLINKLHKEGSFYVELGHGTNIYKLPNL